In one window of Nocardiopsis aegyptia DNA:
- a CDS encoding alanine racemase yields the protein MTDSSTFRPGAASAPSAPSAPSAPSAPSAPSTIAGAGLPAAPLAALDTAPVEARSLPDSPTTAAAVRSAGLHLRDLWLPAVTLDESALRHNLDRFARWCADRGADLAPHAKTTMSPHLWSAQLDRGAWGLTAATTAQARTMRSFGAPRVLIANEVVEEGQLAWIADALADPDFHVLCLVDSAAGVRIMESALADAPRPLPVLLELGVAGRRTGVRDLDDALDLARRVAASPALTLAGVEAFEGVFPQRRDDDSPARVRAWLDRLLDFARRADTEDLFAGADEVIVTAGGSCYPDLVADALSSPPELSLPVRRIIRSGCYLTHDDLFMERASPLRSAVADDPLRPALSCHARVLSRPEPGRALLGVGKRDVSFDIDLPVPRALLRGDRRIPLDGAARVVELNDHHGFLDFTATGDAAPAVGDIVELGLSHPCTVFDKWPLIPVLDTEGRVVDAVRTLF from the coding sequence ATGACCGACAGCAGCACATTCCGGCCCGGAGCTGCGTCCGCGCCCTCCGCCCCGTCCGCGCCCTCCGCCCCGTCCGCGCCCTCCGCCCCTTCCACCATCGCCGGGGCCGGACTGCCCGCCGCGCCCCTGGCCGCCCTGGACACCGCGCCCGTCGAAGCGCGGTCCCTCCCGGACAGCCCCACCACCGCGGCCGCGGTCCGATCCGCCGGCCTGCATCTGCGCGACCTCTGGCTGCCCGCCGTCACCCTGGACGAGTCGGCCCTGCGCCACAACCTGGACCGCTTCGCGCGCTGGTGCGCCGACCGGGGCGCCGACCTGGCCCCGCACGCCAAGACCACCATGTCCCCGCACCTGTGGTCGGCGCAGCTCGACCGCGGCGCCTGGGGCCTCACCGCCGCCACCACCGCACAGGCCCGCACCATGCGCTCCTTCGGCGCTCCGCGCGTGCTGATCGCCAACGAGGTCGTGGAGGAGGGGCAGCTCGCGTGGATCGCCGACGCCCTGGCCGACCCGGACTTCCACGTCCTCTGCCTGGTCGACTCCGCCGCCGGAGTCCGCATCATGGAATCGGCCCTGGCCGACGCCCCCCGCCCCCTCCCCGTTCTGCTGGAACTGGGCGTGGCCGGAAGGCGCACGGGTGTACGCGACCTCGACGACGCCCTCGACCTCGCCCGCCGGGTCGCCGCCTCCCCGGCGCTGACCCTGGCCGGAGTCGAGGCCTTCGAAGGGGTCTTCCCTCAGCGGCGTGACGACGACTCGCCCGCGCGGGTCCGCGCCTGGCTCGACCGGCTGCTCGACTTCGCGCGCCGCGCCGACACCGAGGACCTGTTCGCCGGTGCCGACGAGGTGATCGTCACCGCGGGCGGCAGCTGCTACCCCGACCTGGTCGCCGACGCCCTGTCGTCCCCGCCCGAGCTGTCCCTGCCGGTCCGGCGGATCATCCGGTCCGGCTGCTACCTCACCCACGACGACCTCTTCATGGAGCGCGCCTCGCCGCTGCGCTCCGCCGTGGCCGACGACCCGCTGCGGCCCGCGCTCAGCTGCCACGCCCGCGTGCTGTCCCGACCCGAGCCCGGGCGGGCCCTGCTGGGCGTCGGCAAGCGCGACGTGTCGTTCGACATCGACCTGCCCGTCCCCCGCGCCCTGCTGCGCGGGGACCGGCGCATCCCGCTGGACGGCGCCGCCCGCGTCGTCGAGCTCAACGACCACCACGGGTTCCTCGACTTCACCGCAACCGGCGACGCGGCCCCCGCCGTGGGCGACATCGTCGAACTCGGGCTGTCACACCCGTGCACGGTGTTCGACAAGTGGCCGCTGATTCCGGTACTCGACACCGAGGGCCGGGTCGTGGACGCCGTCCGCACCCTGTTCTGA
- a CDS encoding amidohydrolase/deacetylase family metallohydrolase, whose amino-acid sequence MWDLLLRGGRVIDPDSGRDGTADVAVRAGRIAAVAPVLPATEAARTVDATGRLVLPGLVDLHTHLWHGATYWGLDPVALAWRTGVTTWVDAGSAGAYAMDGLRRTVAEPAPFRVHALINVSGLGLVGRTGEHHVLDNLDVDAAVAVAAQQGDLVRGVKARIDRHTVGEHGVEPLRRAALLARRLERPLMVHIGYGPPGLADVEPFLDEGDILTHCATGVAPDLVVDGRPTDALKRLRDSGVVFDLGHGSGAFDFDVLEAELAAGVEPVVSTDLHIRSVYGPAFDLPTVMGKAMAAGMDLARTIAAVTVRPARALGLDAGTLAVGARADIAVFDMEEGAFPTVDVHGGVRDAPLRLTNTATYAAGRLLEPHAAQAPPVWVPLSDAQRRAEDERRARVRASVQHLDRPEDFDEPFPRPTGAQR is encoded by the coding sequence GTGTGGGACCTGTTGCTCCGCGGCGGCCGCGTCATCGACCCCGACTCGGGGCGCGACGGCACCGCCGACGTCGCCGTGCGGGCGGGACGGATCGCCGCCGTCGCCCCCGTGCTCCCGGCGACCGAGGCCGCCCGCACCGTCGACGCCACCGGTCGCCTCGTCCTGCCCGGCCTGGTCGACCTGCACACCCACCTGTGGCACGGCGCCACCTACTGGGGGCTCGACCCGGTCGCGCTGGCCTGGCGCACCGGCGTGACGACCTGGGTCGACGCCGGATCGGCCGGCGCCTACGCCATGGACGGCCTGCGCCGCACCGTCGCCGAGCCCGCGCCCTTCCGGGTCCACGCGCTGATCAACGTCTCCGGCCTCGGCCTGGTCGGACGTACCGGTGAGCACCACGTCCTGGACAACCTCGACGTGGACGCCGCCGTCGCGGTCGCCGCCCAACAGGGCGACCTGGTCCGCGGCGTCAAGGCCCGCATCGACCGCCACACCGTCGGCGAGCACGGCGTGGAGCCGCTGCGCCGGGCGGCGCTCCTGGCCCGTCGGCTCGAACGGCCGCTCATGGTGCACATCGGCTACGGACCGCCCGGGCTGGCCGACGTCGAGCCCTTCCTCGACGAGGGCGACATCCTCACCCACTGCGCCACCGGCGTGGCCCCCGACCTGGTCGTCGACGGACGGCCCACAGACGCCCTCAAACGGCTGCGCGACTCCGGCGTGGTCTTCGACCTCGGCCACGGGTCGGGCGCCTTCGACTTCGACGTGCTCGAAGCCGAACTCGCCGCCGGGGTCGAACCGGTGGTCTCCACCGACCTGCACATCCGCTCGGTGTACGGGCCCGCCTTCGACCTGCCGACCGTGATGGGCAAGGCCATGGCGGCCGGGATGGACCTGGCCCGGACCATCGCCGCCGTCACCGTGCGCCCGGCACGTGCCCTCGGACTCGACGCGGGCACGCTCGCGGTCGGCGCACGGGCGGACATCGCCGTCTTCGACATGGAGGAGGGCGCCTTCCCCACGGTCGACGTGCACGGCGGAGTCCGCGACGCGCCGCTGCGGCTGACCAACACCGCCACCTACGCCGCGGGCCGCCTGCTCGAACCGCACGCCGCCCAGGCCCCGCCGGTGTGGGTCCCGCTCAGCGACGCCCAGCGGCGGGCCGAGGACGAGCGCCGCGCGCGGGTCCGGGCCTCCGTCCAGCACCTGGACCGGCCCGAGGACTTCGACGAACCCTTCCCCCGACCCACGGGAGCACAGCGATGA
- a CDS encoding AraC family transcriptional regulator, whose translation MTESRDGQPDHVGPASDPRSGDGRPDGLATAVPPPRLEGTVSASMARFLSGEVSRAGGNPGQVARLPDLRTDVLADDLSRIPTDSASAMWRYLVAHNPAPSRDGALQLAAPPPGTLGVWDYMLTSGPTIMDSIRSASRYIGVVADPGAEIFEGVEDGELYTISHSTCPYEADVKAAIERWVLALLLRRCREATGTPLVPVRVGLQQRAPRSHAALRELFDTSCVDFEAPATSLTFLTRDIRRPLPNAQFGLQEMLGRHAAMMMAAAKPLLDWYDVFRLALHACFESDSLALETVARQMAISPRTLQRRLAERDSTWRDEVETARQEVALSLMRDGRLPMKSIAGRVGYSDVRALRRAVRRWESRPAEPSGIGAE comes from the coding sequence ATGACCGAGTCCCGTGACGGGCAGCCCGACCATGTCGGACCGGCTTCCGATCCCCGAAGCGGTGACGGCCGTCCGGACGGGCTCGCCACCGCGGTCCCACCGCCACGGCTGGAGGGGACGGTCTCCGCGTCCATGGCGCGATTCCTGTCGGGGGAGGTGAGCAGGGCCGGCGGCAACCCCGGCCAGGTCGCACGCCTGCCGGACCTACGGACCGACGTCCTCGCCGACGACCTCTCCCGGATACCGACCGACTCCGCGAGCGCGATGTGGAGGTACCTGGTCGCCCACAACCCCGCACCGAGCCGCGACGGCGCACTGCAGCTCGCCGCGCCGCCGCCCGGCACCCTCGGGGTGTGGGACTACATGCTCACCTCGGGGCCGACCATCATGGACTCGATCCGCTCCGCTTCGCGCTACATCGGCGTCGTGGCCGATCCGGGAGCGGAGATCTTCGAGGGGGTGGAGGACGGCGAGCTGTACACGATCAGCCATTCCACCTGTCCGTACGAAGCGGATGTGAAGGCGGCGATCGAGCGGTGGGTGTTGGCGCTGCTGCTGCGGCGCTGCCGCGAGGCGACGGGGACGCCCCTGGTCCCGGTACGCGTGGGGCTGCAGCAGAGGGCCCCGCGCTCGCACGCGGCGCTGCGGGAGCTGTTCGACACCTCCTGTGTGGATTTCGAAGCACCGGCCACCTCGCTGACGTTCCTGACCCGGGACATCCGCCGGCCGTTGCCCAACGCCCAGTTCGGGCTGCAGGAGATGCTGGGCAGGCACGCCGCCATGATGATGGCCGCGGCGAAGCCGCTGCTGGACTGGTACGACGTCTTCCGCCTGGCGCTGCACGCCTGCTTCGAGTCGGACTCGCTCGCTCTGGAAACGGTGGCCCGGCAGATGGCGATCAGCCCGCGCACCCTGCAGCGGCGCCTGGCGGAGCGGGACAGTACCTGGCGCGACGAGGTGGAGACCGCGCGCCAGGAGGTGGCGTTGTCCCTGATGCGGGACGGCCGGCTGCCCATGAAGTCGATCGCCGGTCGGGTCGGGTACAGCGACGTGCGGGCGCTGCGCCGCGCCGTTCGCCGCTGGGAGAGCCGGCCGGCCGAGCCGTCGGGCATCGGCGCGGAGTAG
- a CDS encoding bifunctional 4-hydroxy-2-oxoglutarate aldolase/2-dehydro-3-deoxy-phosphogluconate aldolase has protein sequence MLILRGASPDDAVAAARQAWSAGVRLVEVTLESESGLSALEAVVRAAEGRFDVGAGTLTTPERLRRAVDAGARFGVAPGLDADTVAAAERLGVPFLPGIATPTEAGQAVRLGVTAVKAFPASILGPAWISAIAGPFPELRVVATGGVNARSAPDYLRAGALGVGVGRSLTAGGALAELVPALSR, from the coding sequence ATGCTGATCCTGCGCGGCGCCTCCCCCGACGACGCGGTCGCCGCGGCCCGTCAGGCCTGGTCGGCCGGGGTGCGCCTGGTGGAGGTCACGCTGGAGAGCGAGTCCGGGCTTTCCGCCCTGGAGGCGGTCGTGCGTGCCGCGGAGGGGCGCTTCGACGTCGGTGCCGGAACGCTGACCACCCCCGAACGGCTGCGCCGCGCGGTGGACGCCGGGGCGCGCTTCGGCGTCGCGCCCGGACTCGACGCCGACACCGTCGCCGCGGCCGAGCGCCTGGGCGTCCCGTTCCTGCCCGGGATCGCCACCCCGACCGAGGCCGGCCAGGCCGTGCGGCTCGGCGTGACCGCCGTCAAGGCGTTCCCCGCGAGCATCCTGGGTCCCGCCTGGATCTCCGCGATCGCCGGCCCGTTCCCGGAGCTGCGCGTGGTCGCCACCGGCGGCGTCAACGCGCGCAGCGCGCCCGACTACCTGCGCGCCGGAGCGCTCGGCGTGGGCGTGGGCCGCTCGCTGACCGCGGGCGGCGCCCTGGCCGAACTCGTCCCCGCCCTCTCCCGCTAG
- a CDS encoding lytic polysaccharide monooxygenase auxiliary activity family 9 protein, which yields MTFRNRIRSASAVAAATALLFTLMPAGVASAHGYVSAPPSRQAQCAAGVVECGGIKWEPQSVEGPKGLTSCSGGNSRFSELDDDGHGWQVTPVGTSLTFTWTLTAMHSTANWEYFIGGDRIANFEDGGARPPSTVTHHVDLSGYSGQQKVLAVWNVADTANAFYACVDVNVGAA from the coding sequence ATGACGTTCCGCAACAGAATCCGTTCCGCCTCCGCCGTCGCCGCGGCCACGGCGCTGCTCTTCACGCTCATGCCCGCCGGCGTCGCCAGCGCCCACGGCTACGTCTCGGCCCCGCCCAGCCGCCAGGCCCAGTGCGCCGCCGGCGTGGTGGAGTGCGGCGGCATCAAGTGGGAGCCGCAGAGCGTGGAGGGCCCCAAGGGGCTCACCAGCTGCTCCGGTGGGAACTCCCGCTTCTCCGAACTGGACGACGACGGCCACGGCTGGCAGGTGACCCCGGTGGGCACCTCGCTGACCTTCACGTGGACCCTCACCGCCATGCACTCCACCGCCAACTGGGAGTACTTCATCGGCGGCGACCGCATCGCCAACTTCGAGGACGGCGGGGCCCGGCCTCCGTCGACCGTCACCCACCACGTCGACCTGTCCGGGTACAGCGGGCAGCAGAAGGTCCTGGCCGTGTGGAACGTCGCCGACACGGCCAACGCGTTCTACGCCTGTGTGGACGTCAACGTCGGAGCGGCCTGA
- a CDS encoding carboxymuconolactone decarboxylase family protein gives MSRLPLIQPEAANGQAAELLTAVQKALGVTPNMTKAMANSPAVLKAYLEFSGALGAGVLSAAVRERIALLVAQQNECDYCLSAHTYIGTKLAGLSPEEAEAARGGRADEPKVEAVLAFAATVLRTRGDIEDTDVKEARQAGLSDEEIAEVVGHVALNVFTNYFNKSAGTEIDWPVVRH, from the coding sequence ATGTCCCGACTTCCCCTCATCCAGCCCGAGGCCGCCAACGGCCAGGCCGCCGAACTGCTGACCGCCGTGCAGAAGGCGCTGGGCGTCACGCCGAACATGACCAAGGCGATGGCCAACAGTCCCGCCGTGCTCAAGGCCTACCTGGAGTTCTCCGGCGCACTGGGGGCCGGCGTGCTGTCGGCCGCGGTGCGCGAGCGGATCGCGCTGCTGGTCGCCCAGCAGAACGAATGCGACTACTGCCTGTCCGCGCACACCTACATCGGCACCAAGCTGGCCGGGCTGAGCCCGGAGGAGGCCGAAGCGGCCCGCGGCGGCCGTGCCGATGAGCCCAAGGTCGAGGCCGTGCTGGCCTTCGCCGCCACCGTGCTGCGCACCCGTGGCGACATCGAGGACACCGATGTGAAGGAGGCCCGTCAGGCGGGACTGTCCGACGAGGAGATCGCCGAGGTCGTCGGCCACGTCGCCCTCAACGTCTTCACCAACTACTTCAACAAGTCCGCCGGCACCGAGATCGACTGGCCCGTCGTCCGCCACTGA
- a CDS encoding CPBP family intramembrane glutamic endopeptidase, with translation MTDTAVTPAPAPVRSSAVFLAGAFVCFVVPPLALGLLFRDSPPPLALVAVALTELVSAVVLVFWWLRRRSLTRSDVGLTSRHWVRDALLGAAIVPPRLLLEVGVLIPMAGGAENPGVQEVLTNASAGVAALAATLVLGVVGGGLAEELYFRGFLLGALPKTFVHRRAALYGAAAVSILLFSVLHLPTTGPDIAAIVLASVVYTGLFLLTRRLTATVVAHSLWNASVVFTVLAVYG, from the coding sequence GTGACCGATACCGCCGTGACCCCCGCCCCCGCCCCGGTCCGCTCGTCGGCGGTCTTCCTCGCCGGGGCCTTCGTCTGCTTCGTCGTCCCGCCGCTGGCCCTCGGACTGCTGTTCCGGGACTCGCCCCCGCCCCTGGCCCTGGTCGCGGTGGCCCTCACCGAACTGGTCTCGGCGGTGGTCCTCGTGTTCTGGTGGCTGCGGCGGAGATCCCTGACCCGCTCCGACGTCGGACTGACCTCGCGGCACTGGGTCCGGGACGCGCTACTGGGAGCGGCGATCGTACCGCCGCGCCTGTTGCTGGAGGTCGGCGTGCTGATCCCGATGGCCGGGGGCGCCGAGAACCCGGGCGTCCAGGAGGTCCTCACCAACGCCTCGGCCGGCGTCGCGGCCCTCGCCGCCACGCTGGTGCTCGGCGTGGTGGGCGGCGGCCTGGCCGAGGAGCTCTACTTCCGCGGCTTCCTCCTGGGGGCGCTGCCCAAGACCTTCGTCCACCGCAGGGCGGCCCTGTACGGGGCGGCGGCGGTGTCCATCCTGCTCTTCTCGGTGCTGCACCTGCCGACCACTGGCCCCGACATCGCGGCCATCGTCCTGGCGAGCGTGGTCTACACCGGCCTCTTCCTGCTGACCCGCCGCCTCACGGCGACCGTGGTCGCCCACTCCCTGTGGAACGCGTCGGTCGTGTTCACCGTGCTGGCCGTCTACGGGTAG
- a CDS encoding sodium:solute symporter family protein, with the protein MIESHMGYLVALLLAVLLMLGISWWVARRTSTGEDFLLAGRKLSTPLVMGSTLATLVGTGSSLGAVGFAYQNGWAGALYGIGGALGIFLLLWLFSDVRKHGFMTFAEEMSYYYGASRAVKGVVAVLLFLASVGWLGAHIMGGAMYLSFLTGMDENLAKVVIAAGFGLYTVVGGYLAVVITDAIQGTILFLGFTILAVLSLVTVGGFDGLREGVSEEAASMLGVEALGPLPAVSLALVIAVGVLATPSYRQRIYSAANVRTVRRSFLLAGVLFAAFSLLPAVAGMSASGLAPGLENPDMAFPYLATTLFPLWVGAFLLVAGLSATMSSGDSDAIVGVTILMRDVSQVVTGRLPKAKNLVRASRWSLVAVLGLALGFALLATTIIEYITLMISTVLTGLLVASLLGKFWPRATWQGGIAAMLGGSVAALVVNNVESFGAFWGNAVIPSLTVALVAGVVVSLVTPRTTVTGEEALRRLAEERAELDVGTVVRGAEGGVETGSESEEQPKS; encoded by the coding sequence ATGATCGAATCCCATATGGGCTACCTGGTGGCCCTGCTCCTCGCGGTCCTCCTCATGCTCGGCATCAGCTGGTGGGTCGCCCGGCGCACCAGCACCGGGGAGGACTTCCTCCTCGCCGGGCGCAAGCTCAGCACCCCGCTCGTGATGGGGAGCACCCTCGCCACGCTCGTCGGCACCGGCTCCAGCCTGGGAGCGGTGGGCTTCGCCTACCAGAACGGGTGGGCCGGCGCGCTCTACGGGATCGGCGGCGCCCTCGGCATCTTCCTGCTGCTGTGGCTCTTCTCCGACGTGCGCAAGCACGGCTTCATGACCTTCGCCGAGGAGATGAGCTACTACTACGGCGCCAGCCGCGCGGTGAAGGGCGTGGTGGCCGTCCTGCTCTTCCTGGCCTCCGTGGGCTGGCTCGGCGCGCACATCATGGGCGGCGCCATGTACCTGTCCTTCCTCACCGGCATGGACGAGAACCTCGCCAAGGTGGTCATCGCGGCCGGCTTCGGCCTGTACACCGTGGTGGGCGGATACCTGGCGGTCGTCATCACCGACGCCATCCAGGGCACCATCCTCTTCCTCGGCTTCACCATCCTGGCGGTGCTGTCCCTGGTGACCGTGGGCGGCTTCGACGGCCTGCGCGAGGGCGTCAGCGAGGAAGCCGCCTCCATGCTCGGTGTCGAGGCCCTGGGCCCGCTGCCCGCCGTGTCGCTCGCCCTGGTCATCGCCGTCGGCGTGCTGGCCACGCCCTCCTACCGGCAGCGCATCTACTCCGCGGCCAACGTGAGGACCGTCCGGCGCAGCTTCCTGCTCGCCGGGGTGCTCTTCGCCGCCTTCTCCCTCCTCCCGGCGGTCGCCGGGATGTCGGCCAGCGGCCTGGCGCCCGGCCTGGAGAACCCGGACATGGCGTTCCCGTACCTCGCCACGACCCTGTTCCCGCTGTGGGTCGGCGCGTTCCTGCTGGTCGCCGGGTTGTCGGCGACGATGTCCTCCGGTGACTCCGACGCCATCGTCGGCGTCACCATCCTGATGCGCGACGTCTCCCAGGTGGTCACGGGTCGGCTGCCGAAGGCGAAGAACCTCGTCCGCGCCTCGCGGTGGTCCCTGGTCGCCGTGCTCGGCCTGGCCCTGGGCTTCGCCCTGCTGGCCACGACGATCATCGAGTACATCACCCTGATGATCTCCACGGTGCTGACGGGGCTGCTGGTGGCGTCGCTCCTGGGCAAGTTCTGGCCGCGCGCCACCTGGCAGGGCGGCATCGCGGCCATGCTCGGCGGTTCGGTGGCGGCCCTGGTCGTCAACAACGTGGAGTCCTTCGGCGCCTTCTGGGGCAACGCGGTGATCCCGTCGCTGACGGTGGCCCTGGTGGCGGGTGTGGTGGTCAGCCTGGTCACGCCGCGCACCACGGTCACGGGTGAGGAGGCGCTGCGCCGCCTCGCCGAGGAGCGCGCCGAGCTCGACGTCGGCACGGTGGTGCGCGGCGCCGAAGGCGGCGTCGAGACCGGTTCCGAGTCCGAGGAGCAGCCGAAGAGCTGA
- a CDS encoding RidA family protein — MAKKKQVITTPDAAPPGGPYSHAVIAGDFVYLAGATPHRTDRSLVDGPFEEQARATFDNLVTVAKAAGSSLADAVQARVYLRDLDDFQAMNGIFQEYFGDEPPVRTTIQADLPGFLIEVDAVLYKPAE, encoded by the coding sequence ATGGCAAAGAAGAAGCAGGTCATCACCACCCCGGACGCCGCACCGCCCGGCGGTCCCTACTCCCACGCCGTCATCGCCGGGGACTTCGTTTACCTGGCCGGCGCCACCCCGCACCGCACCGACCGCTCGCTGGTGGACGGTCCGTTCGAGGAGCAGGCCCGCGCGACCTTCGACAACCTCGTCACCGTGGCCAAGGCCGCCGGCTCGAGCCTGGCCGACGCCGTCCAGGCACGGGTCTACCTGCGCGACCTGGACGACTTCCAGGCGATGAACGGGATCTTCCAGGAGTACTTCGGCGACGAACCGCCGGTCCGCACCACCATCCAGGCGGACCTGCCCGGCTTCCTCATCGAGGTCGACGCGGTGCTCTACAAGCCCGCCGAGTAG
- a CDS encoding IclR family transcriptional regulator — MSNSVERAMRILVELADGPTTISELGRRLDVHRTTSLRLLRTLEEQRFVRRTDDGSYQLGPRMATLAAAALEGLDIRGLAARHLRDLGASTGQTIHLGALEGDRVVYLDKVESRHAVRMYSHIGALAPLHATGIGKAILAHLPERERGALLGDPPFESCTPNTRTDRAALDEELARTAERGWSLDDFEHEEFIHCVAAPVFDAAGRVAAAISVSAPSMVLDRPDLLALTGDLTATARDISEELGWSHT; from the coding sequence GTGTCCAACAGTGTCGAACGCGCCATGCGGATACTCGTGGAGCTGGCCGACGGCCCCACCACCATCAGTGAGCTGGGCCGCCGCCTGGACGTGCACCGCACGACCTCGCTGCGGCTGCTGCGCACCCTGGAGGAGCAGCGCTTCGTGCGCCGCACCGACGACGGCAGCTACCAGCTCGGACCGCGCATGGCCACCCTGGCCGCGGCCGCGCTGGAGGGCCTCGACATCCGGGGCCTGGCGGCGCGGCACCTGCGCGATCTGGGCGCCTCGACCGGCCAGACCATCCACCTGGGGGCACTGGAGGGCGACCGCGTGGTCTACCTGGACAAGGTGGAGTCGCGGCACGCCGTGCGGATGTACTCCCACATCGGCGCGCTGGCCCCGCTGCACGCCACGGGCATCGGCAAGGCGATCCTGGCGCACCTGCCGGAGCGCGAGCGCGGCGCCCTCCTCGGCGATCCGCCGTTCGAGTCGTGCACCCCGAACACCCGCACGGACCGGGCCGCGCTCGACGAGGAACTGGCCCGCACCGCCGAGCGGGGCTGGTCGCTGGACGACTTCGAGCACGAGGAGTTCATCCACTGCGTGGCCGCACCCGTCTTCGACGCGGCGGGACGGGTGGCGGCGGCGATCTCGGTGTCGGCGCCCAGCATGGTCCTGGACCGGCCCGACCTGCTCGCCCTCACCGGAGACCTCACCGCCACCGCACGCGACATCAGCGAAGAACTGGGTTGGAGCCACACATGA
- a CDS encoding sugar kinase — MPQRTEDEPHSSSVHPGSAPEPVDAVCVGETMALLIPDGRRPDGPNGPDAPDGPDRPDSGTPSTDGPPAAPGTGPDSDDPGSPPRFHAEIGGAESNVAVHLARAGRSAAWLSALGDDPFGRLVRARLTAAGVHCVARTDHERTTGLYMKEPRPEGTRVRYWRRDSAASTLGRPDAAQAWRLRPRLVHTSGITAALSASTDGLVEELLDAAPPGTLRSFDVNYRPALHDARNADRLLDLARRADLVFCGLDEAQSLWGVTDPAGLRELLRGPDLLVVKQGAEGATAVRGDRSWFQAAPRVEVVEPVGAGDAFAAGFLDRFLDDAPMPDCLAEGARLAGVVLGLHGDIPPEPSSSHDTRSAHAPHDTRSARSAHSAHDAHGSRASHGARTAWETVSGPDLGA, encoded by the coding sequence ATGCCGCAGCGGACCGAGGACGAGCCGCACTCCTCCTCCGTCCACCCCGGTAGCGCGCCGGAACCGGTCGACGCCGTGTGCGTGGGCGAGACGATGGCGCTGCTGATCCCCGACGGCCGACGACCGGACGGACCGAACGGACCGGACGCGCCCGACGGACCGGACCGACCGGACTCCGGCACGCCGTCCACCGACGGGCCGCCCGCCGCCCCCGGCACGGGCCCGGACTCCGACGACCCGGGTTCCCCTCCCCGCTTCCACGCCGAGATCGGTGGAGCCGAGTCCAACGTCGCCGTGCACCTGGCCCGCGCCGGTCGCTCAGCGGCCTGGCTCAGCGCGCTGGGCGACGACCCCTTCGGCCGCCTGGTCCGGGCGCGCCTCACCGCCGCCGGCGTGCACTGCGTCGCACGCACCGACCACGAGCGCACCACCGGGCTCTACATGAAGGAGCCGCGACCCGAGGGAACACGTGTGCGCTACTGGCGCCGCGACTCGGCCGCCTCGACCCTCGGCCGGCCGGACGCCGCGCAGGCCTGGCGGCTGCGGCCCCGGCTGGTCCACACGTCCGGCATCACCGCGGCCCTGTCCGCCTCCACCGACGGACTCGTCGAGGAGCTGTTGGACGCCGCCCCGCCCGGCACCCTGCGCAGCTTCGACGTCAACTACCGCCCCGCCCTGCACGACGCCCGCAACGCCGACCGGCTCCTGGACCTCGCGCGCCGCGCCGACCTGGTCTTCTGCGGACTCGACGAGGCCCAATCGCTGTGGGGCGTGACCGACCCGGCGGGGTTGCGGGAGCTGCTGCGCGGCCCGGACCTGCTCGTCGTCAAGCAGGGCGCGGAGGGCGCCACCGCCGTCCGCGGCGACCGGTCGTGGTTCCAGGCCGCCCCCCGGGTCGAGGTCGTCGAACCGGTCGGCGCCGGCGACGCGTTCGCCGCCGGGTTCCTCGACCGGTTCCTGGACGACGCGCCCATGCCCGACTGCCTGGCCGAGGGCGCCCGCCTGGCCGGGGTCGTCCTTGGCCTGCACGGTGACATCCCGCCCGAACCGTCGAGCTCCCACGACACCCGCAGCGCCCACGCCCCCCACGACACCCGCAGCGCCCGCAGCGCCCACAGCGCCCACGACGCGCATGGCTCCCGCGCCTCCCACGGCGCCCGCACCGCCTGGGAGACTGTCTCCGGCCCTGACCTGGGAGCCTGA